In Cutaneotrichosporon cavernicola HIS019 DNA, chromosome: 1, one DNA window encodes the following:
- the CPP1 gene encoding uncharacterized protein (Dual specificity phosphatase, catalytic domain) encodes MTQATSSPSPGGSQLLSISTTPDESKLTPGLLQSMQGVHLSPSKDPVPSSPRFPPVLSLKRSNPKGLSLSLSASFHNTANNDSTTTASATCPTAVSANAMGETPMTPGPPRTPALKTTSLGRATMKTGRRPSLLSLITTNPQSLALNHPAVLVPPTPSVVSYPYGSLRSRGHTRMWSAGAQLAAYANQTEIDPRVSQSAYPGPRGSFAAIEERISSTKPPAAIAAAAAAAGSTSPSSSMPGMSPSTSNSSNSSNSATDSASSTPSTSPPLPISAAERELTYPSLLALEPYSDGPIEIIPGVFLGAEDSAWHFDSWARDKPSVAIVNVAQEIENPFDPNTSADTWDWPSSARGKPKVALSTHQNEGQPRVEYAHLRWSHGESGLADVPDASTLDELVNSPMYTGPQAAQQWRFWEAIRWLEVRRRAGTPVLIHCQCGVSRSATLIVAYVMTLAAAGVAPQRIGHLKTMQDAYDYVKGRSPWIGPNVSLVFQLVEYARNLSSLLSAHVNGGGRQWATQWPTLVDIESEDAWAARRREFGDDSEGTDAEARALDEAMMARLQARD; translated from the exons ATGACACAGGCAACAtcctcgccttccccaGGTGGCAGCCAATTGttgtccatctcgacgacgccagACGAATCGAAGTTGACGCCCGGTCTCCTCCAGTCGATGCAGGGCGTCCACCTCTCGCCCAGCAAGGATCCGGTGCCATCATCACCGCGCTTCCCGCCCGTGCTGAGTTTGAAACGTTCCAACCCCAAGGggctctctctctcactctcggCTTCGTTCCACAACACGGCCAACAATGACTCGACTACGACCGCTTCAGCTACGTGCCCAACCGCTGTGTCGGCCAATGCGATGGGAGAAACCCCCATGACCCCCGGCCCACCCCGCACGCCCGCGCTCAAGACGACATCGCTTGGACGGGCGACGATGAAGACGGGCAGGAGACCAAGTTTGCTCAGTCTCATCACGACCAATCCACAGTCACTTGCTCTCAACCACCCCGCCGTGCTCGTGCCACCCACCCCTAGTGTCGTGTCTTACCCATACGGTTCATTGCGCAGCCGTGGGCATACGCGCATGTGGAGTGCtggcgcgcagctcgcTGCGTATGCAAATCAGACGGAGATTGACCCACGCGTCTCCCAGTCGGCATATCCTGGACCAAGAGGGTCCTTTGCCGCGATTGAGGAGAGGATCTCGTCAACAAAACCTCCCGCTGCGATTGCGGCcgctgcggccgccgcaGGCAGCACCagtccgagctcgagcatgCCAGGCATGTCTCCCTCGACGTCCAACTCGTCCAACTCGTCCAACTCGGCGACCGACTCGGCATCAAGTACGCCCTCGACATCGCCGCCCCTGCCGATCTCCGCAGCGGAGCGTGAGCTCACGTACCCCTCGCTGCTTGCCCTGGAGCCCTACTCTGACGGGCCCATCGAGATCATCCCTGGAGTGTTCCTTGGTGCTGAGGACTCGGCCTGGCACTTCGACTCGTGGGCGCGCGACAAGCCGTCAGTGGCCATCGTCAATGTTGCCCAGGAGATCGAGAACCCTTTCGACCCAAACACGTCGGCCGACACATGGGACTGGCCATCAAGCGCCAGGGGCAAGCCCAAGGTCGCTCTGTCGACTCACCAGAACGAGGGGCAGCCCCGCGTCGAGTACGCTCACCTGCGCTGGTCGCATGGCGAGAgcggcctcgccgacgtgccTGACGCATcgacgctcgacgagctcgtcaactcGCCAATGTACACTGGTCCCCAGGCTGCCCAGCAGTGGCGCTTCTGGGAGGCCATCCGTTGGCTCGAGGTCCGCCGCCGTGCAGGCACTCCAGTGCTCATCCACTGCCAGTGCGGCGTGTCGCGCTCTGCGACTCTCATCGTCGCGTACGTCATGACGCTCGCCGCGGCAGGTGTTGCGCCCCAGCGCATTGGGCATCTCAAGACGATGCAGGACGCATACGACTATGTCAAGGGCAGGTCGCCGTGGATCGGGCCGAATGTTTC gctCGTTTTCCAGCTTGTCGAGTACGCGCGcaacctctcctctctcctctccgcccACGTtaacggcggcggcaggcAGTGGGCTACGCAGTGGCccacgctcgtcgacattgagagcgaggacgcgtgggcggcgcgccgccgcgagtttggcgacgacagcgagggCACCGATGCCGAGGCACGGGcactcgacgaggccatgATGGCCCGCCTGCAGGCAAGGGACTGA